CTACGCCGAGCACCCGGCCTGCACGGTCACCGGGACGGCCGACGTGGTGGCCGACCTCGGCAACGGGCGCTGGCTCGTGAGCGACTGGAAGAGCGGCGAGCACGGCGCGCGGCACGCGGGCGAGCAGCTCCGCACACTCGGCGCGCTCGTGCTCGCGGCGTACGGGGGCGAGCATGCGAGCCTTCACGCGGTGCACCTCGAGCACAACCAGGCCGCCAAGGTCTACGACCACGGCAGCATCGACGCGATGGACGCGGCGGCGCTGCTCCACGAGCTCCACACGCGCGAGCCCGGCCCGCCGGTGCCCGGCGACCACTGCGGCGACGCCTATTGCCCGCTGCGCGGGCGGTGCCCGGCGTTCGTCGCGACGGCCGAGCAGCTCGCAGCCCCCGACGTCGTCGAGCTTGTCCGTGAGCGGCGGAACCCGCTCGTGGTGGGCATCGTCGACGACGACACGGCGCGGCTCGCGGTCGACTTGCTGCCGCTCGTGGAGAAGCGCCTCGACGCGTTGAAGGCCGACCTACGCGAGTACGCCGAGCGCCAGCCTGGCGAGGCGCTCGACCTGCTCGACGGGCGGCGTTACGCGGCCGTGCGGCAATCGCGACAGGGCATCG
This DNA window, taken from Myxococcales bacterium, encodes the following:
- a CDS encoding PD-(D/E)XK nuclease family protein, whose protein sequence is MSRRRITASASARAIACGYWLDEAVELPVEPVNDAMSAGDALHKLIELDDGTDTYAVENCLDTRLRAARNYLSEHCPRGHEREQAYGYDGERARFLGVGREVYAEHPACTVTGTADVVADLGNGRWLVSDWKSGEHGARHAGEQLRTLGALVLAAYGGEHASLHAVHLEHNQAAKVYDHGSIDAMDAAALLHELHTREPGPPVPGDHCGDAYCPLRGRCPAFVATAEQLAAPDVVELVRERRNPLVVGIVDDDTARLAVDLLPLVEKRLDALKADLREYAERQPGEALDLLDGRRYAAVRQSRQGIDAKAALALAERAGAAKEDLAACLTSSSFPVWKRIGTKKKAG